Part of the Acidimicrobiia bacterium genome, CTGCGGCGGCAGCTCCCAAAATAATACGTGAGATCTTCATACCTGCATCCTCGCGCATTTCCCGGTCGATATCTGCAACCGGCAGTGCACTTTCCCTCAAGTTTCTATTGCTGGAGTCGAATAGTGAGTAACGGAGAACCAAGAGGACCTGTGAATCGGACGCCCGATCTGCCCGCCGAGGATGCACGTGTTGCAGTGCTCGCCCTTCAGCGCGCCAATCAGCACCTTCTTGATCAACTCGAGGGCCTAACGCACGAGTCGGTGCAAGCCCCTTCGCTACTCCCCAACTGGTCACGCGCCAACCTCATCACTCACCTGGCATACGTTGGCCGGGCCTTGGTGCGGATGACCGACGAAGCACTCGCCGAAGGTGCAACATCCACGTACTTGCGTGGTCCGGAGGAACGGGCCGAGTCGATCAAACGTGGCAACCATATGCCAACCGACCTCTTGCGAAAGGAGCTGATGGTCGCCGTTGAAGAACTCGACCGCATGTGGTCCGGTTTAAGCGAATTCGACTGGGAGACTCCCTTCATTCTCAATGGAACCCACGACGTCCGGCTGACCCGCCTGCTCATGTTGCGCTGGATGGAAGTTGAGGTACACACCTCCGACTTTGGTTTCGATGGCCCTGGTTTCGACGTGTCCGAATTGTTCATCGCCGCGGCTCTCCCACTTCGGATTGCCTGGCTCGTACAACACCACCGCAGCCGTGAGGACGCCGACCACAGCGTTCGGGGGGTCTGGCACTTGCGGGCGACGACATCGCACGAAGCATGGACGATCAAGACCGCCAACGCCACCACCGAGTGCGTGATCGAAGGTCCAGATCATGACCTACTGGGTTTCATCCTCGGCCGGGTACCCGTTGGCGACTTGGTCACAAGCGGGAACGTCGGGTTGGCCCACCGGTTTAAGCTGGCCTTCCCCGGCCCGTAGGTTTTACAGAACCAGTTTGGTCGGCGCCAGCGCATCCGCCACGCGCCCGAGGATGTTTTCGAGGACGGATGGATAGGTCCCGAAATTGAGGCGGGCGTGTCCGGCGCCGCCCGTTCCGAACTGAGTTCCCTCGCTGAGCGCCACCCGGGCTTTTGCGAGGAGGCGCTCGTGTGGTTCCACCGACCAGTTGTGGGTTCGGAAGTCGAGCCAGGCCAGGTAGGTTGCTTCGGGTGGTCGGAAGCCGACTCGACGATCATCCTGTACCCAGGCCGTCACGGTCTCCCGGTTTTTGGCAAGCAAGGTTCGGAGCTCGCCAAGCCAGGGACCACCGGACTCCCAGGCGGCCGAGCTGGCACGCAGCCCCGTGGCGGTCGGATGGCCGAGAAGCGAAGTAGGCAATGCATCGAACTTCTCTGCCAGTTCCGCAGTTCCAAAACACGTCATGGCGCAACCGACCCCGGCCAGATTGAACGCTTTGGATGGTGAGGTGATCAACACGGTCCGTTCCGAAATCGTCGGTCCGAGCGCAGCCACCGGGATATGGCGATATGGCTCATAGACCAGATCGGCATGAATCTCATCGCTCACAACAACCAAGTCGGCCGCCGCGGCCACCTCGGCGACGATCGCCAACTCCTGAGCCGAAAAAACTCTCCCTGTTGGGTTGTGGGGATTACAGAGCAACAGCAATCGACCTCCGCGGTCGACGGCTTCCTCCAAGGCGGCCTTGGTAATCCGGAATCCATCTTGTCTGCTCGTAAGTGGCGCCTCCACGATCAAGCGATTACTCGACTCGATCGCCCACCCGAACGGGTGGTAAACAGGCGTCGTGATGATCACGCCCTCGCCAGGCAGGGTAAATGCTTGGATCGCCGCAGCAACCCCTTGCATGACATCGAGAACTACCCGGCTATTGGGGGCAGAGGGTGCCCACCCGTGATGGTCTTGATACCACGACCGACCGGCCTCGATGAGGCGCTGGTAATAGTCGCGGTTCATGTAACCCCAATCGCCGCCGGCGAGAAAGGCCTGGACCTCTTCGACGATGACAGCCGCCGGAGGAAAATCCATATCCGCGACCCAGGCGGGAACGACGTCATCATCAAATCTGGTCCATTTCACGCCGACCCGACGACGGAGCTCAGCCACGGATGGTTCGATCATGGGAAAAGGGTAGCGGTCG contains:
- a CDS encoding aminotransferase class I/II-fold pyridoxal phosphate-dependent enzyme; this translates as MIEPSVAELRRRVGVKWTRFDDDVVPAWVADMDFPPAAVIVEEVQAFLAGGDWGYMNRDYYQRLIEAGRSWYQDHHGWAPSAPNSRVVLDVMQGVAAAIQAFTLPGEGVIITTPVYHPFGWAIESSNRLIVEAPLTSRQDGFRITKAALEEAVDRGGRLLLLCNPHNPTGRVFSAQELAIVAEVAAAADLVVVSDEIHADLVYEPYRHIPVAALGPTISERTVLITSPSKAFNLAGVGCAMTCFGTAELAEKFDALPTSLLGHPTATGLRASSAAWESGGPWLGELRTLLAKNRETVTAWVQDDRRVGFRPPEATYLAWLDFRTHNWSVEPHERLLAKARVALSEGTQFGTGGAGHARLNFGTYPSVLENILGRVADALAPTKLVL
- a CDS encoding maleylpyruvate isomerase N-terminal domain-containing protein is translated as MNRTPDLPAEDARVAVLALQRANQHLLDQLEGLTHESVQAPSLLPNWSRANLITHLAYVGRALVRMTDEALAEGATSTYLRGPEERAESIKRGNHMPTDLLRKELMVAVEELDRMWSGLSEFDWETPFILNGTHDVRLTRLLMLRWMEVEVHTSDFGFDGPGFDVSELFIAAALPLRIAWLVQHHRSREDADHSVRGVWHLRATTSHEAWTIKTANATTECVIEGPDHDLLGFILGRVPVGDLVTSGNVGLAHRFKLAFPGP